The following are encoded together in the Chaetodon trifascialis isolate fChaTrf1 chromosome 3, fChaTrf1.hap1, whole genome shotgun sequence genome:
- the LOC139329518 gene encoding uncharacterized protein, translating to MLSEMMCRRSCQQQEQQQQDGKGAPQRDPSSRRKHGWSKSCRGRLQGRRRGGGGWPRGRNHHHQHPQRHHPHYHHRLHLQRPVMSLRPINVKGNRARGMRAPKNTNQFLMHEKYQMLHMRSDSVGSDSGSSSDSDMELTDMDSYLGVLENARGALLDSPNPHGSTTPPGQILVLHKDSLHLHKESLRLQEDSLRLQEDSMQYFPSEDDLIQSQNFMQRDFVEFCDILTS from the coding sequence atgctctcagagatgatgtgcaggaggagctgccagcagcaggagcagcagcagcaggatggaaaGGGGGCTCCGCAGAGGGACCCTTCCAGCCGCAGGAAGCACGGCTGGTCCAAGAGCTGCAGGGGGCGCCTTCAGGGGCGgcggagaggagggggagggtggCCAAGAGGGCGAaatcaccaccaccaacaccctCAACGTCATCATCCTCATTACCATCATCGCCTACACCTTCAGAGGCCAGTGATGTCCCTCCGGCCCATTAATGTCAAAGGAAACAGAGCGAGGGGGATGCGGGCCCCCAAGAACACCAACCAGTTTTTAATGCACGAGAAGTACCAGATGCTGCATATGCGCTCCGACTCAGTGGGTAGCGACAGTGGCAGCAGCTCCGACAGTGACATGGAGCTCACTGACATGGACTCATACCTGGGCGTCCTGGAGAATGCCAGAGGAGCCCTCTTGGACAGTCCCAATCCACACGGCTCAACGACACCACCAGGACAGATCCTGGTACTGCACAAGGACAGTCTGCATCTGCACAAGGAGAGTCTGCGCCTGCAGGAGGACAGTCTGCGTCTGCAGGAGGACAGCATGCAGTATTTCCCCTCTGAAGATGACCTGATTCAGAGCCAGAATTTCATGCAGAGGGACTTTGTTGAGTTCTGTGACATCCTGACGTCCTGA